A window of Zingiber officinale cultivar Zhangliang chromosome 5A, Zo_v1.1, whole genome shotgun sequence contains these coding sequences:
- the LOC121982432 gene encoding protein unc-50 homolog isoform X2 translates to MLPTVSKGRAPSGARPAPVLAQYLRRIVKWQQMDIEYSFWQMLHLCTSPKVVYQHTKYHKQTKNQWARDDPAFAVIFCIFLILATSAYCAAFLTNTYMREEATSSHVVEQRVEWLYAFDVHCNSFFPAFIMLYVLQYFISPLLVVHGFFPMLVSNLLFMVSISYYHYLNFLGYDVLPFLDKTTFFLYPIGLVIILSPLMILSGFNPTRYIMNSYFS, encoded by the exons ATGCTGCCGACCGTGTCGAAGGGACGCGCACCCTCCGGCGCGCGGCCTGCTCCGGTGCTGGCCCAGTACCTCCGCCGCATCGTCAAG tggcaacaaatggatatagaGTATTCATTCTGGCAAATGCTCCATCTCTGCACCTCCCCTAAAGTTGT CTATCAGCACACAAAGTATCATAAAC AAACAAAGAACCAATGGGCCAGGGATGATCCTGCTTTTGCTGTAATCTTCTGTATTTTCTTGATACTTGCTACTTCAGCGTACTGTGCTGC GTTTCTGACTAATACATACATGCGTGAGGAGGCTACAAGCAGTCATGTAGTGGAGCAACGAGTTGAATG GCTTTATGCTTTTGATGTTCACTGCAACTCTTTCTTTCCAGCATTCATCATGCTCTATG TGCTTCAATACTTCATATCACCTCTCTTAGTGGTGCATGGTTTCTTCCCAATGCTGGTGTCGAACCTACTCTTCATGGTGTCCATTTCCTACTATCACTATTTGAATTTCCTTGGCTATGACG tacttccatttttggacaaAACAACCTTCTTTCTGTATCCAATTGGACTTGTGATCATCTTGTCCCCACTCA TGATTCTTAGTGGTTTCAACCCAACAAGATATATCATGAACTCGTACTTCAGCTAG
- the LOC121982432 gene encoding protein unc-50 homolog isoform X1, with protein MLPTVSKGRAPSGARPAPVLAQYLRRIVKWQQMDIEYSFWQMLHLCTSPKVVYQHTKYHKQTKNQWARDDPAFAVIFCIFLILATSAYCAAYGENLVNSVFTVISVPFFHFLLAGTILATSCWFLTNTYMREEATSSHVVEQRVEWLYAFDVHCNSFFPAFIMLYVLQYFISPLLVVHGFFPMLVSNLLFMVSISYYHYLNFLGYDVLPFLDKTTFFLYPIGLVIILSPLMILSGFNPTRYIMNSYFS; from the exons ATGCTGCCGACCGTGTCGAAGGGACGCGCACCCTCCGGCGCGCGGCCTGCTCCGGTGCTGGCCCAGTACCTCCGCCGCATCGTCAAG tggcaacaaatggatatagaGTATTCATTCTGGCAAATGCTCCATCTCTGCACCTCCCCTAAAGTTGT CTATCAGCACACAAAGTATCATAAAC AAACAAAGAACCAATGGGCCAGGGATGATCCTGCTTTTGCTGTAATCTTCTGTATTTTCTTGATACTTGCTACTTCAGCGTACTGTGCTGC GTATGGTGAGAATTTGGTTAATTCTGTCTTCACCGTTATTTCAGTTCCTTTCTTCCATTTCTTGTTAGCAGGAACTATTTTGGCAACATCTTGTTG GTTTCTGACTAATACATACATGCGTGAGGAGGCTACAAGCAGTCATGTAGTGGAGCAACGAGTTGAATG GCTTTATGCTTTTGATGTTCACTGCAACTCTTTCTTTCCAGCATTCATCATGCTCTATG TGCTTCAATACTTCATATCACCTCTCTTAGTGGTGCATGGTTTCTTCCCAATGCTGGTGTCGAACCTACTCTTCATGGTGTCCATTTCCTACTATCACTATTTGAATTTCCTTGGCTATGACG tacttccatttttggacaaAACAACCTTCTTTCTGTATCCAATTGGACTTGTGATCATCTTGTCCCCACTCA TGATTCTTAGTGGTTTCAACCCAACAAGATATATCATGAACTCGTACTTCAGCTAG